The following coding sequences are from one bacterium SCSIO 12741 window:
- a CDS encoding restriction endonuclease has protein sequence MKRILHRTLGAIETKKMGIYELAEQMRRMQSLMVPSYVTQLQEISQKLQMRDQGIVRVLSEFQKNYQPLQLNIPKFEVPNPPTSQFAEIAKRLQASIPDLSAFEYNFDDFQEEEIEEEELIQVVDNTKNLIKSIYEDHNLLQVIEPRKFEEIIAELLYSKGFEVNLTKQTKDGGYDILAIQQIGGFPIKFLVECKRYKKNIGIDIIRSFCDVIRHEQANKGIIFTTSYFSKDSQKRKSEMGTILDLQNREDIIDWIIDYHRS, from the coding sequence TTGAAACGCATTTTACACAGAACGTTGGGCGCAATTGAAACAAAGAAAATGGGGATATACGAATTAGCAGAACAAATGAGACGCATGCAGTCACTTATGGTGCCGAGTTATGTGACCCAGCTGCAAGAGATATCTCAGAAGCTTCAAATGCGGGATCAAGGGATTGTTAGGGTCTTATCTGAATTTCAAAAGAACTACCAACCACTTCAACTGAACATTCCAAAATTTGAAGTGCCTAATCCACCGACTTCCCAATTTGCTGAGATAGCCAAAAGGCTTCAGGCATCAATTCCTGATTTATCAGCTTTTGAGTATAATTTTGATGACTTTCAAGAAGAGGAAATTGAAGAAGAGGAACTAATCCAAGTAGTAGACAACACAAAAAATCTGATTAAAAGCATATACGAAGACCATAACCTTTTGCAGGTAATTGAACCAAGAAAATTTGAAGAGATTATTGCTGAACTTCTTTATTCAAAGGGATTTGAAGTAAACCTAACGAAGCAAACGAAAGACGGAGGATATGATATATTGGCGATTCAACAAATTGGAGGATTCCCAATCAAATTCCTTGTAGAGTGCAAAAGATATAAGAAAAACATAGGGATAGATATTATCAGAAGTTTCTGTGATGTAATTCGACACGAACAAGCTAACAAAGGAATAATCTTTACCACTTCTTATTTCTCCAAAGATTCTCAAAAAAGGAAAAGTGAGATGGGAACGATTCTTGACCTACAAAATAGAGAAGATATAATTGATTGGATTATTGACTACCACAGAAGTTAG
- a CDS encoding transposase: MTRRKFTSKFKTKVVLEALKERSSLAELAQKYELQPTQISAWKREFLEGATQVFDSGKSSKKSEAEQEKDKLLKTIGKLKVENDFLKDALR; the protein is encoded by the coding sequence ATGACCCGACGGAAGTTTACCTCTAAGTTCAAGACCAAAGTGGTTTTGGAAGCCTTAAAAGAACGAAGCAGTTTAGCAGAACTGGCTCAGAAATACGAATTACAACCCACCCAGATCAGCGCCTGGAAACGAGAGTTTTTAGAAGGAGCTACCCAAGTGTTTGATTCTGGGAAATCAAGCAAGAAAAGCGAAGCCGAGCAGGAGAAGGATAAATTACTCAAGACCATCGGTAAGCTCAAAGTGGAAAACGATTTTTTAAAAGACGCCTTGCGCTAA
- a CDS encoding IS3 family transposase: MIRKGHSTLSLVKQCKMLDIHRSGLYYKPQPESDFNLKLMREIDEHYLHHPFKGAKRMHIWLTRDKGYQVSKNRIERLYYRVMGLRAIMPGRHTSRRCKSHPVYPYLLRNLTIDRPNQVWATDITYIPMEKGYMYLVAIIDLYSRYVVNWSISNSMDAAWCRATLQDAIEMHGKPEIINTDQGSQFTAEEFSSFVLKQGIRLSMDGKGRATDNAFIERLWRNIKYEKLYLNPPTDGLDLYLKTAEYFNY, translated from the coding sequence ATGATACGCAAGGGTCATTCTACTTTGAGCTTAGTCAAGCAGTGTAAAATGCTGGACATTCATCGCTCAGGACTGTATTACAAGCCCCAACCCGAAAGTGATTTCAATCTAAAACTGATGCGGGAAATAGATGAACACTACCTTCACCATCCTTTCAAAGGAGCTAAACGCATGCACATCTGGCTTACCCGTGACAAAGGGTACCAGGTGAGCAAAAATCGGATAGAACGGCTTTATTACCGGGTTATGGGATTAAGAGCCATTATGCCGGGCAGACATACTTCCAGGCGATGCAAGTCTCATCCGGTATATCCCTACTTGCTCAGAAACCTGACCATAGATCGACCGAACCAGGTATGGGCCACGGACATCACTTACATCCCCATGGAAAAGGGATATATGTATTTAGTGGCCATCATTGATCTATACAGCCGGTATGTGGTTAACTGGAGCATCTCCAATAGCATGGATGCAGCTTGGTGTAGAGCAACCCTTCAGGATGCTATTGAAATGCATGGAAAACCTGAGATTATCAATACTGATCAGGGCAGTCAGTTTACCGCAGAGGAGTTCTCTTCTTTTGTACTCAAACAAGGAATAAGACTGAGCATGGATGGAAAAGGACGAGCAACGGACAATGCTTTTATTGAAAGGCTTTGGAGAAATATCAAATACGAAAAACTCTATCTGAATCCTCCCACCGATGGACTGGATCTTTACCTGAAAACAGCAGAATACTTTAACTACTAA
- a CDS encoding alpha/beta hydrolase, protein MNDTMMKDQADDLFPIGYHKVHPIKIIDYQLNRWYSLGFYELSDIKILGANIKGIDDWKPKMIEMADHKLKHGEKLAAAMYYRGAEFFTMPDDPDKYKLYQKFRHFFYQSSIVNSEDCKYIPYDNGFIPAMRYAAKGKKTETLLIFGGFDSFMEEFCLIAQTFTKRGIEVICFEGPGQGEPLKDYGLKMIIDWEKPTKAVLDHFNLEEASLMGISMGGWWAIRAAAFEPRITKVIALGVGYDYLEILPKWGKKLLLFFMKFKGFMNHMARIKMKLIPQERWSINNLMHLTGAKTPMDASQIILQMNKENIASEKVTQDVLLLSGAKDHFIPVKMHHLQVKALKNAQSVTDHIFTKKDAAEDHCMVGNMSLAINTITAWLELKTKSKNETDYL, encoded by the coding sequence ATGAATGACACAATGATGAAAGATCAAGCAGATGATTTGTTTCCAATAGGATACCACAAGGTACACCCTATCAAAATCATCGATTACCAATTAAATCGGTGGTATTCTCTTGGGTTTTATGAGCTAAGTGATATAAAAATATTAGGCGCAAACATCAAGGGAATTGATGATTGGAAACCTAAAATGATAGAAATGGCTGACCATAAGCTTAAACACGGTGAGAAACTTGCAGCAGCAATGTATTACCGTGGAGCAGAGTTTTTTACAATGCCGGATGATCCTGATAAATACAAGCTTTACCAAAAATTCAGGCATTTCTTTTACCAGTCGAGTATTGTTAACTCGGAGGACTGTAAATACATCCCTTATGACAATGGTTTTATTCCTGCTATGCGATATGCTGCAAAAGGTAAAAAAACAGAAACACTCTTAATATTTGGAGGATTCGATTCTTTCATGGAAGAGTTTTGTTTAATAGCTCAAACCTTCACAAAGAGAGGTATAGAAGTTATTTGTTTTGAAGGACCAGGCCAAGGAGAACCACTAAAAGATTATGGTTTAAAGATGATTATTGATTGGGAAAAACCAACCAAAGCAGTATTGGACCATTTTAACCTTGAAGAAGCATCGCTAATGGGAATCTCTATGGGCGGATGGTGGGCGATTCGTGCCGCAGCTTTTGAACCAAGAATAACCAAAGTGATTGCATTGGGCGTTGGATATGATTACCTGGAAATTCTTCCAAAATGGGGTAAAAAACTACTACTGTTCTTCATGAAATTCAAAGGCTTCATGAACCACATGGCAAGGATAAAAATGAAGCTTATTCCACAAGAACGATGGTCCATTAATAACTTGATGCATTTAACCGGAGCGAAAACACCCATGGATGCTTCTCAAATCATTCTTCAAATGAATAAAGAGAACATTGCTTCGGAAAAAGTAACTCAAGACGTTCTTCTGCTGAGTGGTGCAAAAGATCATTTTATCCCTGTAAAAATGCATCACCTTCAGGTTAAAGCACTCAAAAATGCCCAATCAGTTACCGACCATATTTTCACAAAAAAAGATGCTGCAGAAGACCATTGCATGGTAGGTAATATGTCACTAGCAATAAACACAATTACAGCATGGCTGGAACTAAAAACAAAAAGCAAAAATGAAACAGATTATTTATAG
- a CDS encoding alpha/beta hydrolase: protein MEATQMQNDNIQLSKFNIKQTMVGKLNYTYLQEGKGHPIFFLHGFPDHAGAWDDLITELAESNTCISPFLRGYYPTDIPKDHDYSALRIAEDIHALALKLDLKEYTVVGHDWGATVAYIMANLYPLHVKRVIALNMPHPKFLKPSLKLLLKARHILYFANRSKSITRLSKNNYAYLDTLYKRWSPKLSAEQLKLEMVHCFEKPWRKEAALGYYWQLGKERKQKERLALYQQLPTIPTLVLIGQKDGTVDLNQFKKMEAEHCFNLRYHNEAGHFLHREATNFCIQQIQHFIQE from the coding sequence ATGGAAGCAACACAAATGCAAAACGATAACATTCAACTAAGCAAATTCAACATTAAACAAACCATGGTGGGCAAACTGAACTATACCTACCTTCAAGAAGGAAAAGGCCATCCTATTTTTTTCCTACACGGATTTCCCGATCATGCCGGGGCATGGGATGACTTAATTACCGAACTAGCTGAGTCTAACACCTGCATCTCCCCTTTTTTAAGAGGATACTATCCAACTGACATTCCTAAAGATCACGATTATTCGGCATTAAGAATTGCTGAAGACATTCACGCACTTGCACTAAAGCTAGACCTAAAAGAATATACGGTTGTAGGCCACGACTGGGGGGCAACCGTTGCCTATATCATGGCAAACCTATATCCATTGCATGTTAAAAGAGTAATTGCACTCAATATGCCACACCCCAAATTTCTGAAACCTTCTCTTAAGCTTTTGCTAAAGGCTCGGCACATTTTATACTTCGCGAATCGATCAAAATCCATAACTCGATTATCTAAAAACAACTATGCCTACCTCGATACGCTATACAAAAGGTGGAGTCCCAAACTGAGTGCCGAGCAGCTAAAATTGGAAATGGTTCATTGTTTTGAAAAACCGTGGCGAAAAGAAGCAGCTCTTGGCTATTACTGGCAACTTGGCAAAGAACGAAAACAAAAAGAAAGGTTAGCACTATACCAACAGCTTCCCACTATACCAACATTGGTTCTTATAGGGCAGAAAGATGGAACTGTTGACCTTAATCAGTTTAAAAAAATGGAAGCAGAACATTGCTTTAACCTAAGATACCATAATGAAGCTGGCCATTTTTTGCATCGGGAGGCTACGAACTTCTGCATCCAACAAATTCAACATTTTATTCAAGAATGA
- a CDS encoding helix-turn-helix domain-containing protein produces MNKSNIHIAVLPFKVFSNKTDLEYLGDGLSEFIINKLSIIDGLRLTSSTSSFRFKNSPLSLKEISESLQAHVVVEGSVTIIDKKIKVLTNLIDPINDHVLWSQSWKDDFNNIIDLEEEISTEIAEKLRENFWHFDFSGFNLRKQNVSVDAYLHYLKGQYHYKKWNESDVNKAIDCFNKALSYEENYAAPLIGLANSYVFLAGTGYINPFDAFQKVNHYCDKAKVIAPNSSDLGFTLGSNYFWQDWQLKNAFVELNKVLESNPSHSESHTVLSLIYILIGKSLQANKHINIALQLDPLSPNKLFTKGWIAYLDHDYELAAKYCNQALSYSPKLMPAIVIKSCAQIMSGDTEAVIEFFTTKMDTCNDAAAYFGVLGLCYAKLEQLEKLDACKDKLSQITTDRSIAFQFLIYAFDNDHEKAVKWLRLAFDQKIPLLLFLIVDPLISPITQNADFIEIKSQLIKIRWSGLEVNETEVHITTKKTWSTEEVKRVIQFFEKEHPYLDAGIDIRKMATAMDIHCNKLSALINEEFGKNFNEFINGYRIELFKERIADAKYSHLSILGLALECGFNSKSSFNTAFKQLTGMTPKAYKNSIS; encoded by the coding sequence TTGAATAAATCAAACATTCATATAGCTGTTCTTCCTTTCAAGGTTTTTAGCAATAAAACAGATTTAGAATATTTAGGAGATGGACTTTCAGAGTTCATCATCAATAAGCTATCAATAATTGATGGATTAAGATTGACTTCAAGCACTTCTAGTTTCAGGTTTAAAAACTCGCCTCTAAGTTTAAAAGAAATTTCCGAATCACTTCAAGCTCATGTTGTAGTAGAAGGCTCTGTTACTATTATTGACAAAAAAATAAAAGTATTAACCAACCTTATAGATCCAATCAATGACCATGTACTTTGGTCTCAATCTTGGAAAGATGATTTTAATAATATTATAGACTTAGAAGAGGAAATAAGTACCGAGATAGCTGAAAAACTTCGTGAGAATTTTTGGCACTTCGATTTTTCTGGGTTTAATCTAAGAAAGCAGAACGTTTCGGTGGATGCTTATTTGCATTACTTAAAAGGACAATACCATTATAAAAAGTGGAATGAGAGTGATGTAAACAAAGCCATTGATTGCTTTAATAAAGCACTATCGTATGAAGAAAATTATGCTGCTCCTCTCATTGGCTTAGCCAACAGTTATGTTTTTTTGGCAGGCACAGGATACATCAACCCTTTCGATGCCTTCCAAAAAGTAAATCATTACTGCGATAAAGCGAAAGTCATCGCTCCTAACTCTTCAGACCTTGGATTTACATTAGGTAGCAACTATTTTTGGCAAGACTGGCAATTAAAAAATGCCTTTGTTGAGCTTAACAAAGTGTTAGAGTCCAATCCTAGCCACTCAGAATCTCATACAGTACTTTCTCTAATCTACATCTTAATTGGGAAAAGTCTTCAGGCCAACAAACACATTAACATTGCCTTACAATTAGATCCACTTTCACCAAACAAACTGTTTACAAAAGGTTGGATCGCTTATCTGGATCATGATTATGAGTTAGCAGCTAAATATTGTAACCAGGCACTAAGCTACAGCCCTAAATTAATGCCTGCTATCGTTATCAAAAGTTGTGCTCAAATTATGAGCGGTGACACAGAAGCCGTAATAGAATTTTTCACCACTAAGATGGACACTTGCAACGATGCAGCTGCATACTTTGGTGTTTTGGGATTATGTTATGCAAAACTGGAGCAATTAGAAAAGTTAGACGCCTGCAAAGACAAACTTTCTCAAATAACAACCGATCGATCCATCGCGTTTCAATTTTTGATTTACGCATTTGATAATGATCACGAAAAGGCTGTGAAATGGCTAAGACTTGCCTTTGATCAAAAAATTCCGTTACTCCTATTTCTCATTGTTGATCCTTTGATTAGCCCAATTACTCAAAATGCCGACTTCATTGAAATAAAATCTCAATTGATCAAAATTCGCTGGAGTGGATTAGAAGTAAATGAGACAGAAGTTCATATAACCACAAAAAAAACATGGTCTACCGAAGAAGTTAAGAGAGTTATTCAATTCTTCGAAAAGGAACACCCCTATTTGGATGCAGGAATAGACATACGGAAAATGGCTACAGCCATGGACATACACTGCAATAAACTCTCTGCATTGATTAATGAAGAATTTGGTAAAAACTTCAATGAGTTTATAAACGGATACCGCATTGAACTGTTCAAGGAAAGAATTGCCGATGCGAAGTACAGCCACCTTTCTATTTTGGGCTTGGCGCTGGAATGCGGCTTCAACTCAAAATCATCCTTTAACACAGCATTCAAACAGCTTACCGGCATGACTCCAAAAGCTTATAAAAACAGTATTTCTTAG
- a CDS encoding SRPBCC domain-containing protein, whose translation MKQVFGLLTLMLLTLSACNNMTDKSSKQQNQNTEMKQIKIVRQFEVLPDKVFAAFTKPNDMIVWWTSDTKFDIDLRVGGQYTITRTEGKDTFVMTGKYLEVEQPNKLKYTCAMPDFSPVVDTITVEIKPDGKRGSQLIFIQVGEGISEELRKLPEGTISDTEKGWNYGFDLMEKSWKQNKK comes from the coding sequence ATGAAACAAGTATTTGGACTTTTAACATTAATGCTTTTGACATTATCGGCTTGTAATAACATGACCGACAAATCGAGCAAACAACAAAATCAGAATACAGAAATGAAACAGATAAAAATCGTTAGACAATTTGAAGTGTTACCTGATAAGGTATTTGCGGCATTTACAAAACCCAATGATATGATTGTTTGGTGGACATCAGACACCAAATTCGATATTGACTTGCGAGTAGGCGGACAGTACACCATAACGAGAACGGAAGGAAAAGATACTTTTGTTATGACAGGGAAATATTTGGAAGTTGAACAACCTAATAAACTCAAATACACCTGTGCAATGCCTGACTTTTCACCTGTCGTAGATACAATAACTGTAGAAATTAAACCTGATGGGAAACGAGGTTCTCAGTTAATATTTATTCAAGTAGGTGAAGGTATTAGCGAAGAGTTACGAAAGCTTCCTGAAGGAACTATTTCGGATACTGAAAAAGGTTGGAATTACGGATTTGATCTAATGGAAAAATCTTGGAAACAAAACAAAAAATAA
- a CDS encoding SRPBCC family protein, with translation MDRITVKTSVQAEIDKVWNYWTEPKHITNWNFATDEWTCPSAENDLKPNGTFSWRMEAKDGSIGFDFEGTYEKIVDKELISYKMSDGRKVDIEFTQNGNEIQVSETFDAEGTNSDEQQRAGWQAILGNFKKYVESE, from the coding sequence ATGGATAGAATAACTGTAAAAACTTCTGTTCAAGCGGAAATTGACAAAGTTTGGAATTATTGGACTGAACCAAAACATATAACGAATTGGAATTTTGCGACTGATGAATGGACTTGCCCAAGTGCAGAAAATGACCTAAAACCGAATGGAACATTTTCTTGGCGAATGGAAGCTAAAGATGGAAGTATTGGATTTGACTTTGAGGGAACTTACGAGAAAATTGTTGACAAAGAATTGATTTCTTACAAAATGTCGGACGGACGAAAGGTTGACATTGAATTCACTCAAAACGGAAATGAAATTCAAGTCAGCGAAACATTTGATGCAGAGGGAACAAACTCTGACGAACAGCAACGTGCAGGATGGCAAGCTATACTTGGGAATTTTAAAAAATACGTTGAATCGGAATAA
- a CDS encoding tetratricopeptide repeat protein, protein MKERGEFMHPIEKRGVTMLNLTWMTKLLFIGIVQILLISCSNKTEVRQLNELGFSQYNSEEYEKAILTFSVALELDEKSHESYNGRALAKKAMGRTKEALSDYDRAIQILEDTVYLNSRAKAKFDLDDLEGAVSDYSRCLELNPNYYLPCRYPKK, encoded by the coding sequence ATGAAGGAGCGGGGAGAGTTTATGCACCCTATCGAAAAAAGGGGAGTGACTATGTTGAATTTGACATGGATGACTAAACTCTTATTCATAGGTATCGTTCAAATACTTCTGATTTCTTGTTCGAATAAAACTGAAGTCAGGCAGTTGAATGAATTGGGGTTCTCTCAATATAACTCTGAAGAGTATGAAAAGGCTATTCTTACTTTTTCTGTGGCCTTGGAGCTGGATGAAAAAAGTCATGAGTCCTATAATGGAAGAGCTTTAGCGAAAAAGGCGATGGGAAGGACAAAAGAAGCACTTTCAGATTATGATAGGGCAATTCAAATTTTAGAGGATACGGTATATCTAAATAGTCGAGCAAAAGCAAAATTCGATTTGGATGATTTGGAAGGAGCTGTTTCGGATTATTCCAGGTGTTTAGAGCTTAATCCAAATTATTATTTGCCCTGTAGATACCCCAAAAAATAG